A window from Theropithecus gelada isolate Dixy chromosome 1, Tgel_1.0, whole genome shotgun sequence encodes these proteins:
- the LOC112614080 gene encoding olfactory receptor 6N1, with the protein MDTGNWSQVTEFIILGFPHLQGVQIYLFLLLLLVYLTTMLGNLLIFLVVCLESQLHAPMYHFISILSFSELGYTAATIPKMLANLLSEKKTISFSGCLLQIYFFHSFGATECYLLTAMAYDRYLAICRPLHYPTLMTPTLCAEIAIGCWLGGLAGPVVEISLISRVPFCGPNRIQHIFCDFPPLLSLACTDTSINVLVDFVINSCKILATFLLILCSYVRIICTVLRIPSAAGKRKAFSTCASHLTVVLVFYGSILFMYVRLRKSYSLDYDRALAVVYSVLTPFLNPFIYSLRNKEIKEAMRRQLKRIGILA; encoded by the coding sequence ATGGACACAGGGAACTGGAGCCAGGTAACAGAATTCATCATCCTGGGCTTCCCCCATCTCCAGGGAGTCCAGATTTATCTCTTTCTCCTGTTGCTTCTCGTTTATCTCACAACTATGTTGGGAAACCTGCTGATATTCCTGGTGGtctgcctggagtcccagcttcACGCACCCATGTACCACTTTATCAGCATTCTCTCCTTCTCAGAGCTTGGCTATACAGCTGCCACCATCCCTAAGATGCTGGCAAACTTGCTCAGTGAGAAAAAGACCATTTCGTTCTCTGGGTGTCTCCTGCAGATCTATTTCTTTCACTCCTTTGGAGCAACTGAGTGCTATCTCCTGACAGCTATGGCCTACGATAGGTATTTAGCCATCTGCCGGCCCCTCCACTACCCAACCCTCATGACCCCAACACTCTGTGCAGAGATTGCCATTGGCTGTTGGTTGGGAGGCTTGGCTGGGCCAGTAGTTGAAATTTCCTTGATTTCACGCGTCCCATTCTGTGGCCCCAATCGCATTCAGCACATCTTTTGTGATTTCCCTCCTCTACTGAGTTTGGCTTGCACTGATACGTCTATAAATGTCCTAGTAGATTTTGTTATAAATTCATGCAAGATCCTAGCCACCTTCTTGCTGATCCTCTGCTCCTATGTGCGGATCATCTGCACAGTGCTCAGAATTCCCTCAGCTGCCGGCAAGAGGAAGGCCTTCTCCACGTGTGCTTCCCACCTCACTGTGGTTCTCGTCTTCTATGGGAGCATTCTCTTCATGTATGTGCGGCTGAGGAAGAGTTACTCACTGGACTATGACCGGGCCCTGGCAGTGGTCTACTCAGTGCTCACACCCTTCCTCAATCCCTTCATCTACAGCTTGCGCAACAAGGAGATCAAGGAGGCTATGAGGAGGCAGCTAAAGAGAATTGGGATATTGGCATGA